A region of Aliivibrio fischeri DNA encodes the following proteins:
- a CDS encoding HlyD family secretion protein: MTELKKKKNKAPLIATVIFILCGALGAGYWYGYGQYFQSTDNAYLQGDITTISSKVGGYIQQTLVEDNQKVKAGDLLATIDDRDFLAEQEKAEANVAVNAAAITNLNAELKLQTIRIRQSASQIESAQADLERAQQQVKRTKALIKKNYSSQDELDNNVSHLKVAIANLDAAKANYQASKEQINVIESQIGQANAMLNQAKTALDQANLNLSYTKIYAPIDGIVGKRSLREGLLVQAGMPLLSLVPTKEVWIEANFKETQLEKIHHGQKVFVDLDAYPDLHLKGIVESFSPATGAKFALLPPENATGNFTKIVQRVPVKISILNTDLLDGKLIPGLSVVATVDTRG, encoded by the coding sequence GTGACTGAATTAAAAAAGAAGAAAAATAAAGCACCGTTAATCGCAACAGTCATTTTTATTTTATGTGGCGCCTTGGGTGCAGGTTATTGGTATGGCTACGGTCAGTATTTCCAATCAACGGATAATGCGTACCTTCAAGGCGATATCACAACAATTAGCTCAAAAGTAGGTGGTTATATTCAACAAACCTTAGTTGAAGATAATCAGAAAGTAAAAGCAGGGGATTTATTAGCAACCATTGATGATCGTGATTTCTTGGCTGAACAAGAAAAAGCGGAAGCCAATGTTGCTGTTAATGCGGCGGCAATTACGAATTTAAATGCTGAGCTGAAACTGCAAACGATACGAATTCGTCAATCTGCAAGCCAAATTGAGTCGGCACAGGCGGATCTTGAGCGTGCTCAACAACAAGTAAAACGTACAAAAGCGTTAATTAAAAAGAATTACTCTTCACAGGATGAATTGGATAATAACGTTTCACATTTGAAAGTGGCGATTGCGAATCTAGATGCAGCAAAAGCGAATTACCAAGCATCGAAAGAGCAAATCAACGTAATTGAAAGCCAAATCGGTCAAGCAAATGCAATGCTAAACCAAGCAAAAACAGCGTTAGACCAAGCGAATTTGAATTTATCTTATACTAAGATTTATGCGCCAATTGATGGCATCGTTGGTAAACGCAGTTTACGTGAAGGTTTATTAGTTCAAGCGGGAATGCCACTACTTAGCCTAGTTCCAACCAAAGAAGTGTGGATTGAAGCGAACTTTAAAGAAACACAGTTAGAAAAAATTCATCATGGTCAAAAAGTGTTTGTTGATCTTGATGCTTATCCTGATCTGCATCTAAAAGGGATTGTAGAAAGCTTCTCGCCAGCAACTGGTGCTAAATTTGCACTTCTGCCACCAGAGAACGCAACGGGTAACTTTACTAAAATTGTGCAACGTGTGCCGGTTAAGATCAGCATTTTAAATACTGATTTACTGGATGGTAAATTGATCCCGGGTCTGTCTGTTGTTGCGACTGTTGATACCCGAGGTTAA
- a CDS encoding DHA2 family efflux MFS transporter permease subunit, whose protein sequence is MSQSVSIPEGEVVEKPLEPEIPRRHWIALFGGLIGAFMAILDIQITNSSLKDIQGALSATMDESSWISTSYLVAEMIAIPLSGWLSVALGKRRYLTWTTVVFTVASLLCSFSWNMGSMIVFRAIQGFSGGALIPLAFSLVVHLLPVNKRAVGMALFGVTATFAPSIGPTLGGWLTEHFSWHYIFYINLPPAIALLCMVNYGLDDEPLKLESLLKADWLGIITMAIGLGCLEVVLEEGNREEWFSSSFIITLSIISVISLTYFIINELQHKKPLVNLRLLKQSQFAMSCIAYLILGMALLGSIYVLPMYMIQIQGYNALEIGEVLMWMGFPQLLIFPLVPKLTQIIKAKYLVFFGFSMFGISCFVNTHMSYLFGGDQLIFSMILRAIGSPFIMVPLSLVAMEGIQKQEVADASTITNVLRNLGGAFSIAFIATLLDNKTREHLAHIKETLTSVSTDGWYQLNQSAAMFVAKGSDPTTAMQQAKASLTLTMQRDAAIMAYNDVFFMMSCFLAFAAVLMFFVKSNGKPDPMAGGAH, encoded by the coding sequence ATGAGTCAATCGGTAAGTATTCCTGAAGGTGAGGTGGTTGAGAAACCACTTGAACCTGAGATCCCACGTCGTCATTGGATAGCATTATTTGGTGGTTTGATTGGTGCCTTTATGGCGATCCTTGATATTCAAATCACTAACTCATCTCTAAAAGACATTCAAGGTGCATTATCGGCAACCATGGATGAGAGTTCTTGGATTTCCACCTCTTATCTTGTTGCTGAAATGATAGCGATTCCATTAAGTGGTTGGCTGTCTGTGGCGCTTGGTAAACGTCGTTATCTAACATGGACAACCGTCGTATTTACCGTTGCTTCATTACTGTGTTCTTTTTCATGGAACATGGGCTCGATGATTGTGTTTCGTGCCATTCAAGGCTTTAGTGGTGGTGCGTTAATTCCTCTGGCGTTTTCCCTTGTGGTTCATTTATTACCTGTGAACAAACGTGCGGTGGGGATGGCTCTGTTTGGGGTAACGGCGACCTTTGCTCCTTCTATTGGTCCAACGCTTGGTGGTTGGTTAACTGAGCATTTTTCTTGGCACTATATTTTTTATATCAACCTGCCACCGGCAATCGCTTTACTGTGTATGGTGAATTATGGTTTGGATGATGAGCCATTAAAGCTAGAAAGCCTATTGAAGGCCGATTGGCTTGGTATTATCACCATGGCGATAGGTTTGGGTTGTTTAGAAGTGGTACTTGAAGAAGGGAACCGTGAAGAATGGTTTAGCTCAAGCTTTATCATTACGTTATCTATTATCTCAGTAATTAGCTTAACCTATTTTATTATCAATGAGTTGCAGCATAAAAAACCATTGGTGAACTTGCGGTTATTAAAACAAAGTCAGTTTGCTATGTCGTGCATTGCGTATTTGATTTTGGGTATGGCGCTGCTGGGTTCTATCTATGTGTTGCCAATGTATATGATCCAAATTCAAGGATATAACGCCTTGGAGATTGGTGAAGTACTAATGTGGATGGGTTTTCCTCAATTATTGATCTTCCCATTAGTGCCGAAATTAACGCAGATCATTAAAGCAAAATATTTGGTGTTCTTTGGTTTCTCTATGTTTGGTATTAGCTGTTTTGTAAATACACACATGAGTTATTTATTTGGTGGTGATCAGCTCATTTTCTCCATGATATTACGTGCGATAGGCAGTCCGTTTATTATGGTTCCTTTGTCGTTGGTGGCAATGGAAGGGATCCAAAAGCAAGAAGTGGCCGATGCATCAACCATTACTAATGTTTTGAGAAACCTTGGTGGTGCGTTCAGTATTGCCTTTATTGCGACGCTATTGGACAACAAAACACGTGAGCATTTGGCGCACATTAAAGAAACGTTAACCAGTGTGAGTACGGATGGTTGGTATCAATTAAACCAGAGTGCTGCGATGTTTGTAGCCAAAGGCAGCGATCCGACAACGGCAATGCAGCAAGCCAAAGCATCATTGACGCTAACTATGCAGCGAGATGCGGCGATCATGGCGTATAATGATGTCTTTTTTATGATGTCCTGCTTCCTTGCTTTTGCTGCGGTTTTGATGTTTTTTGTTAAATCGAATGGCAAGCCTGATCCTATGGCAGGCGGCGCGCACTAA
- the secD gene encoding protein translocase subunit SecD: MQRKQPIQRLNHYSKWKYIVLITTLVILLLSAIPTWYGEDAAVQITNKDGHIPSVVSLQNTLTEQGINVKRIEQKGDKTIVILKDEAQQVAAKDVLGSVIDESQKGTTLALSLAPAAPAWLQNMGFEPIKLGLDLRGGVQFLLDVDVNQVYQAQRNELADSLKQELREERIRSVRLQKVDSDTLVVHLPSEEASHAARQFIHKNYPTWQITNDDGFDLKLTLKEDEKIAVRNLTVQQNLQTMRSRIEELGITEALVQRQGENRIRIELPGVQDPAAAKNVIGATASLAFYAVKEQGTGSTMVIPDQNGQPVRVGRKPVLTGDHIVDARASLGEMGMAEVNIVLDSSGGKIMSEFSRHNVGKPMATSYNEYSRDSAGNTEQSNQIISVATIQSQLGSRFRITGSGSLQESQELALLLRAGSLTAPVTIVEERTIGPTLGAENIQNGFAALGLGLGLTLLFMAVWYRRLGWVANIALIGNMVMLFGLLALIPGAVLTLPGIAGLVLTVGMAVDTNVLIFERIKDKQKEGRTLAQAIDRGFSSAFGTIFDANFTTMITAVVLYTIGNGPIQGFALTLGLGLLTSMFTGIFASRAIINLVWGRDSRHDVRV, encoded by the coding sequence ATGCAAAGAAAACAACCAATACAACGACTGAACCATTATTCTAAATGGAAATACATCGTACTTATTACGACCCTTGTTATTCTATTATTGAGTGCGATCCCGACTTGGTATGGTGAAGATGCCGCCGTGCAAATCACCAACAAAGATGGACACATTCCATCGGTTGTATCACTACAAAACACCTTGACTGAGCAAGGCATTAACGTAAAACGCATCGAACAAAAAGGCGATAAAACCATCGTTATTTTGAAAGATGAAGCACAACAAGTTGCCGCTAAAGATGTGCTTGGTTCAGTGATTGATGAAAGCCAAAAAGGCACCACATTAGCATTGTCTCTTGCACCAGCAGCACCAGCTTGGCTGCAAAACATGGGCTTTGAACCAATCAAACTCGGTCTTGATTTACGTGGCGGTGTGCAATTCTTACTGGATGTAGACGTAAACCAAGTTTACCAAGCACAACGTAACGAATTAGCTGACTCGCTAAAACAAGAACTACGTGAAGAACGCATTCGCTCAGTTCGCTTACAAAAAGTAGACAGCGATACGCTAGTGGTTCACTTACCTTCAGAAGAAGCAAGCCACGCTGCTCGTCAATTCATTCATAAAAACTACCCTACTTGGCAAATCACCAATGATGACGGTTTTGATCTTAAATTAACGCTAAAAGAAGATGAAAAAATTGCCGTACGTAATCTAACCGTACAGCAAAACCTTCAAACCATGCGTAGCCGTATTGAAGAGTTAGGTATTACCGAAGCACTGGTTCAACGTCAAGGTGAAAACCGCATTCGTATCGAGCTTCCAGGAGTTCAAGATCCAGCAGCGGCGAAAAACGTTATCGGTGCGACAGCAAGTCTTGCTTTCTACGCAGTAAAAGAACAAGGCACTGGCAGCACAATGGTTATTCCTGACCAAAACGGCCAACCAGTTCGTGTAGGCAGAAAACCAGTATTAACGGGTGATCACATTGTTGATGCTCGTGCGAGTCTTGGTGAAATGGGCATGGCAGAAGTAAACATTGTTCTTGATAGTTCAGGCGGCAAAATCATGTCTGAGTTCTCTCGTCACAATGTGGGCAAGCCAATGGCAACCTCATACAACGAATACAGCCGTGATAGCGCAGGTAACACAGAACAAAGTAACCAAATCATCAGTGTTGCGACAATTCAAAGTCAGCTAGGCAGCCGCTTTAGAATCACAGGTTCTGGTTCTCTTCAAGAATCTCAAGAACTTGCTCTACTTCTACGTGCTGGTTCATTAACTGCGCCTGTAACCATCGTTGAAGAACGTACTATTGGTCCAACGCTAGGTGCTGAAAACATCCAAAACGGTTTTGCGGCTTTAGGTCTTGGTCTTGGTTTAACGCTGCTATTTATGGCGGTGTGGTACCGTCGTTTAGGCTGGGTTGCCAACATTGCACTTATTGGCAACATGGTAATGCTATTTGGTCTGCTTGCTCTTATTCCGGGTGCGGTTCTTACCCTTCCGGGTATTGCAGGTCTTGTACTGACCGTAGGTATGGCGGTTGATACCAACGTACTGATATTTGAACGTATTAAAGATAAACAGAAAGAAGGTCGAACATTGGCTCAAGCCATTGATAGAGGCTTTAGTAGTGCATTTGGTACCATTTTCGATGCCAACTTCACCACCATGATTACCGCTGTGGTTCTATACACCATAGGTAACGGCCCTATCCAAGGCTTTGCATTAACACTGGGCTTAGGTCTATTAACCAGTATGTTCACCGGCATCTTCGCTTCACGTGCCATTATCAATTTAGTTTGGGGTCGTGATTCTCGTCATGATGTTAGGGTTTAA
- a CDS encoding LysR family transcriptional regulator: MMDLNNITLLNQVVDSGSFTQAATNLGMTKSTVSRKLAELEEHLGVKLITRSTRKLGLTQEGEIFYQASVKVLDIMQQTELELTANQNLIRGHLNLAMPVEIGHNVMSDYINSFLKHYPEVSINLEMTNREVDIIGDNIDLYVQIGEINDSSLVARTIDFSERIIVASPEYLNNYGYIQTPEDLQAPHHQIRVVNAVKVPNLYFNQVDKAIRVNLPYRLKVNTVTACKSACLSGLGIASLPEFICREHINNGELIRILPDWDLPRVAISLVFPQNKLLPKRLRAFIDHVLERFESKNAARK, from the coding sequence ATGATGGATTTAAATAACATCACACTATTAAACCAAGTTGTTGATTCTGGTAGCTTTACTCAAGCTGCAACGAATCTCGGAATGACAAAATCAACAGTAAGCCGAAAATTAGCTGAGCTCGAAGAACACCTAGGTGTGAAGCTCATCACTCGTTCAACACGAAAATTAGGCCTAACTCAAGAAGGGGAAATCTTTTATCAAGCCAGCGTAAAAGTGCTCGATATCATGCAACAAACCGAGTTAGAGCTCACCGCAAACCAAAACCTCATTCGTGGTCATCTCAATTTAGCCATGCCAGTAGAAATTGGACATAACGTCATGTCTGATTACATCAATAGCTTTTTAAAACATTATCCAGAGGTATCGATTAACCTTGAAATGACCAACCGTGAAGTGGATATCATTGGCGATAATATTGATCTTTACGTACAAATTGGGGAAATCAACGACTCTTCATTAGTGGCCAGAACCATTGATTTTTCTGAGCGCATTATTGTTGCGAGTCCTGAGTATTTAAATAACTATGGGTATATTCAAACCCCTGAAGATCTCCAAGCGCCTCATCATCAAATCCGAGTGGTGAACGCAGTTAAAGTGCCTAACCTTTACTTTAATCAGGTCGATAAAGCGATTCGAGTTAACTTACCCTACCGCTTAAAAGTCAATACAGTTACTGCTTGTAAATCCGCCTGCTTGAGTGGCTTAGGCATAGCTTCATTACCTGAATTCATCTGTCGTGAGCACATTAACAATGGAGAGTTAATACGAATTTTGCCTGATTGGGATTTACCACGAGTGGCTATTAGCTTGGTGTTCCCTCAAAATAAATTGCTACCAAAACGATTAAGAGCCTTTATTGATCATGTACTTGAACGCTTTGAATCAAAGAATGCGGCAAGAAAATAA
- a CDS encoding DUF2913 family protein yields the protein MSKEKKAVDYYQEIQRVINSALGDLQESKDSGRLPKNPVSANHFLIRWVTTAIKSQRFAHCVAKDLMTWQKEGRTKGTGTQLPVRFEQYSRLYAELAPVEQAASISKSAIMAWGESLEEKEWCVTTEYEVLEKASLFSDGDHSFIICSTQLESCFDAESEELIKPLTCYVRGNHHEFVESAFEHGLMVHKRSDYKSKVKYHGEYLIYPHNHGTQLGEIPFSFNVKK from the coding sequence ATGAGTAAAGAAAAAAAAGCAGTTGATTATTATCAAGAAATTCAACGAGTAATTAATAGTGCTCTTGGTGATCTACAAGAGTCTAAAGACAGTGGCCGTTTACCTAAAAACCCGGTAAGTGCAAACCACTTTTTAATTCGTTGGGTAACAACTGCAATTAAGTCTCAACGTTTTGCACATTGCGTTGCAAAAGATTTGATGACTTGGCAAAAAGAAGGGCGCACAAAAGGTACTGGTACTCAATTACCTGTGCGTTTTGAACAATACTCTCGTTTATACGCTGAGTTAGCACCTGTTGAGCAAGCGGCATCCATTTCTAAATCTGCGATTATGGCGTGGGGTGAATCATTAGAAGAGAAAGAGTGGTGTGTAACAACTGAATATGAAGTATTAGAAAAAGCATCGCTGTTTTCTGATGGTGATCATTCATTCATCATTTGTTCTACTCAACTTGAATCATGCTTTGATGCTGAAAGTGAAGAGTTAATTAAACCACTGACTTGTTATGTTCGTGGTAATCACCATGAGTTTGTTGAATCTGCTTTTGAGCATGGATTAATGGTGCATAAGCGTTCTGATTACAAATCAAAAGTGAAGTACCATGGAGAGTATTTAATTTACCCTCATAATCACGGTACTCAGTTAGGTGAAATCCCATTTTCATTTAACGTGAAAAAATAA
- the rsuA gene encoding 16S rRNA pseudouridine(516) synthase RsuA, translating into MRLDKFLCETLGATRKEATRIIKSGTVTVDGVKTKVTSVKVTDDSTVEWDGRELKFHGPRYIMLFKPDGYVCSHEDSTHPSALSLLDEVNLEKLHFAGRLDVDTTGLVLITDDGQWSHKITSPKRKCAKTYRVWLADPIGADYAEKLEAGIQLKSEKDLTMPAVMEVVDEEEHELLLTIHEGKYHQVKRMFAALGNKVEGLHRAQIGGLGLDYSLEPGEYRYLTDEEVEAVFGE; encoded by the coding sequence ATGCGTTTAGATAAATTTTTGTGCGAAACATTAGGTGCCACTCGTAAAGAAGCAACTCGAATCATTAAAAGTGGTACGGTTACTGTTGATGGAGTGAAAACAAAAGTAACATCTGTAAAAGTAACAGATGATTCAACAGTTGAATGGGATGGACGTGAACTGAAATTCCATGGTCCTCGCTACATTATGCTATTTAAACCAGATGGTTATGTATGTTCTCATGAAGACAGTACACACCCATCTGCATTGTCTTTATTAGATGAAGTGAACCTTGAGAAGCTGCATTTTGCAGGCCGTTTAGATGTTGATACTACCGGTTTAGTACTTATCACTGATGATGGCCAATGGTCACATAAGATCACATCACCAAAACGTAAGTGTGCGAAAACATACCGTGTATGGCTTGCTGATCCAATTGGTGCTGATTACGCTGAGAAATTGGAAGCGGGCATTCAGCTTAAGAGCGAAAAGGATCTAACGATGCCAGCAGTAATGGAAGTTGTTGATGAAGAAGAACACGAACTTCTATTAACTATCCATGAAGGTAAATACCACCAAGTTAAGCGTATGTTTGCAGCTTTAGGTAATAAAGTTGAAGGTTTACACCGTGCTCAAATCGGTGGTTTAGGTTTGGATTATTCTCTAGAACCAGGTGAGTACCGTTACTTAACTGATGAAGAAGTTGAAGCGGTATTTGGCGAATAA
- the secF gene encoding protein translocase subunit SecF, protein MFINMKNATKWRHMTSVVSVCLMIFALTMIATKGLNWGLDFTGGIVSEIQLDSKITNSEIAPLLDAGFKQDVAVIASGEPGRWVLRYAIPPHGTELPPLTEVLAPLHTDVQVLNTSIVGPQVGQELTEQGGMALLVSVLVILAYLSYRFEWRLASGSLFALTHDIVFVLGFFAATQMEFNLTTLAAILAILGYSLNDSIIIADRIRELLIAKPELSIQEINNEAVAATFSRTMVTSGTTLITVGSLWLLGGGPLEGFAIAMFIGIVTGTWSSISVGTSLPEYFGLNSEHYKPKPISEEP, encoded by the coding sequence ATGTTTATAAATATGAAAAATGCAACAAAATGGCGTCACATGACGAGTGTGGTTTCGGTATGTTTAATGATTTTCGCATTAACGATGATCGCAACCAAAGGCCTTAACTGGGGCTTGGACTTTACTGGCGGTATCGTGAGTGAAATTCAGCTAGATAGCAAAATCACCAACAGTGAAATTGCGCCATTATTGGATGCAGGCTTTAAACAAGATGTTGCTGTTATTGCCTCTGGTGAGCCGGGTCGTTGGGTTCTACGTTATGCGATTCCACCACATGGTACAGAACTTCCACCACTGACAGAGGTACTTGCTCCTCTGCATACCGATGTTCAAGTATTAAATACCAGTATCGTAGGTCCACAAGTAGGCCAAGAGCTAACTGAACAAGGTGGCATGGCGTTATTGGTGTCGGTTTTGGTTATCTTAGCGTACTTAAGCTACCGTTTTGAATGGCGTTTGGCTTCTGGCTCTCTGTTTGCCCTAACCCACGATATCGTGTTTGTACTTGGTTTCTTTGCTGCTACTCAAATGGAGTTTAACTTAACCACCCTAGCCGCTATTTTGGCGATTTTAGGTTACTCGTTAAATGACTCTATCATCATTGCAGATAGAATCCGTGAGCTGTTAATTGCCAAGCCTGAGTTATCTATCCAAGAGATCAATAACGAGGCGGTTGCTGCAACCTTCTCTCGTACTATGGTGACATCAGGTACTACTCTAATCACTGTTGGTTCTTTATGGTTATTAGGTGGCGGTCCACTAGAGGGCTTTGCGATTGCGATGTTCATCGGTATCGTAACAGGTACTTGGTCTTCTATATCGGTGGGTACAAGTTTACCTGAGTATTTTGGTTTGAACTCAGAGCACTACAAGCCAAAACCGATTTCTGAAGAGCCGTAA
- a CDS encoding ABC transporter ATP-binding protein: MLKLTNLNKGYLDGGEFHPILQGAELTIEQGAQIALMGESGSGKSTLLNLIAGLDSVDSGEISIAGFSMHAPEQSSRTSYRRNNIGLVFQQFNLLPTLSVADNIRFCRQLKGLRDDDALWRQIISALDLMPLLGRYPEEISGGQQQRAAIARALYMEPKLLLADEPTGSLDEKNAEAVMRLLTRLSRDLHCTLLLVTHSEKVAEHMDGLVKLQGGLLNVISGS; encoded by the coding sequence ATGTTAAAGCTGACAAACCTGAATAAAGGTTATTTGGATGGTGGCGAGTTTCATCCAATCCTTCAAGGGGCAGAATTAACAATTGAGCAAGGAGCTCAGATAGCATTAATGGGCGAAAGTGGCTCAGGAAAAAGCACCCTCTTAAATCTTATCGCAGGCCTAGATAGTGTAGACAGTGGTGAAATTAGTATCGCTGGTTTTTCAATGCACGCCCCTGAACAAAGTTCTCGAACTTCTTACCGTAGAAACAATATTGGCTTAGTATTTCAACAGTTTAACCTTCTTCCTACGTTAAGCGTGGCAGATAACATTCGTTTTTGTCGCCAACTTAAAGGGTTAAGAGACGATGATGCGTTATGGCGTCAAATTATCTCAGCTCTTGATCTTATGCCTCTACTTGGTCGTTATCCTGAAGAAATTTCTGGTGGACAACAGCAACGAGCTGCGATTGCTCGAGCTCTGTATATGGAACCAAAATTATTACTTGCGGATGAGCCAACCGGTAGCCTCGATGAAAAAAATGCTGAAGCAGTAATGCGTTTGTTAACACGATTATCTCGTGATCTTCATTGCACACTTTTATTGGTGACTCACAGTGAGAAAGTGGCAGAGCATATGGATGGTTTGGTTAAACTTCAGGGAGGCTTACTGAATGTTATTTCCGGTAGCTAA
- a CDS encoding DUF2867 domain-containing protein: MAHRIIIVGASGYIGSQLIPLLLEQGHQVIACARNIQYLTDRVQHHPNLRCEYLDLEDKTTIEPLLADCDIGYFLVHGMSHGHDFIDYEVSLAQNFADVAKQSQLKRIIYLSALQPENHHSQHLLARQKTGEILRSTGIITIEIQSGIIIGAGSAALEIMTDFINHLPIILCPKWIHSQANPIAIDNLNDYLIQCLDIEVSSSLSLEAGGPDTVTYLQLFNLLAKRLNKSIKIIPTRFISPKFAGLWLGIITSVPSELGRALLAGIDHDLLADNSKIQQLMPQTLTPLSEALKLANHTSTNSLQGEIWGFDPSALRRWQPDYGYYPKQAGASFTTNASASSLWKVILRLGGPEGYFFANGLWRTREWLDPLLGGSFPIRRKPKSDQLQLGDYIDSWKVIRCENNEFLSLLFGMTAPGLGRLEFSIKELENNTRELDVRAWWHPKGFWGLMYWFAMFPAHLFIFKGMVKAICKKAEKEEKG, translated from the coding sequence ATGGCTCATAGGATAATTATTGTTGGTGCATCAGGGTACATAGGATCTCAGTTAATTCCGTTGTTATTAGAGCAAGGACATCAGGTTATTGCCTGTGCCCGAAATATCCAGTATTTAACCGATAGAGTTCAGCACCACCCTAACTTGCGCTGTGAATACCTTGATTTAGAAGATAAAACGACAATCGAACCACTCTTGGCTGATTGTGATATTGGCTATTTCTTAGTACATGGGATGTCACACGGTCATGATTTTATAGATTATGAAGTCTCCTTAGCTCAAAATTTTGCAGATGTAGCTAAACAATCCCAATTGAAACGGATTATCTATTTAAGTGCATTACAACCAGAGAATCACCATTCGCAACATTTACTAGCTCGACAAAAAACTGGGGAAATTCTTCGCTCTACCGGCATCATCACCATTGAAATTCAATCGGGCATTATTATCGGTGCAGGCTCTGCCGCCCTTGAGATCATGACAGATTTTATTAATCACTTACCCATCATTCTCTGCCCTAAATGGATTCATTCTCAAGCCAACCCTATCGCCATTGATAATCTAAATGATTACCTCATTCAATGCCTTGATATCGAGGTTAGTAGCTCGCTTTCCTTAGAAGCAGGAGGACCAGATACCGTTACCTACCTTCAGCTCTTTAACCTTCTGGCTAAACGACTAAATAAATCCATCAAAATTATTCCAACTCGTTTTATTTCACCCAAATTTGCAGGTTTATGGCTTGGAATTATTACCTCGGTTCCATCAGAGTTAGGACGTGCACTTCTCGCAGGGATAGACCATGATTTGCTTGCAGATAACTCCAAAATACAGCAACTCATGCCTCAAACACTCACCCCACTTTCTGAAGCATTGAAATTGGCTAACCATACCTCTACCAATAGTCTGCAAGGGGAAATATGGGGATTTGACCCAAGTGCACTGCGTCGCTGGCAACCCGATTACGGTTACTACCCTAAACAAGCCGGAGCCAGTTTTACAACTAACGCATCGGCTAGTTCACTGTGGAAAGTGATATTGCGACTTGGAGGACCTGAAGGCTACTTCTTTGCCAATGGACTATGGCGAACCAGAGAGTGGCTTGATCCACTGCTTGGCGGATCTTTTCCTATACGAAGAAAACCAAAATCAGATCAGTTGCAACTAGGTGACTACATTGATTCTTGGAAAGTGATCCGTTGTGAAAACAACGAATTTTTATCTCTATTATTTGGAATGACCGCTCCGGGGTTAGGACGACTCGAATTTTCAATAAAAGAGCTTGAAAATAATACCAGAGAGTTAGATGTTCGTGCTTGGTGGCACCCAAAAGGGTTTTGGGGATTAATGTATTGGTTTGCGATGTTTCCCGCACACCTTTTTATCTTCAAAGGCATGGTAAAAGCGATATGTAAAAAAGCTGAGAAAGAAGAAAAAGGATAG